Proteins from one Cicer arietinum cultivar CDC Frontier isolate Library 1 chromosome 3, Cicar.CDCFrontier_v2.0, whole genome shotgun sequence genomic window:
- the LOC101507257 gene encoding U-box domain-containing protein 33 isoform X1, with amino-acid sequence MAVVNHVGGEIEEEPDQGVVDEAIYVAVSKDVKESKSNLIWAIQNSGGKKICILYVHVPATMIPLMGAKFPASSFKDQEVRAYRDIERQNMHKTLDEYLRICHRMGVRAEKLHIETDNIEKGILELISQQGIRKLIMGAASDKCYSRRMMDLKSKKAIYVCEQAPASCYIQFICKGHLIHTRDRSLDERNVEVASPLVQQVPNSVRSLRSQSITLGQNHRTDSINSVQELFRRAKSASDEQRPSNVDVPSPDDTARFSTPRNMRGTEVSSDESDRLSKTSPSGLSTCSDSAIEPALTPNSVAESSEIALELSLSHLVIEDLHHLSPPSVLQDGGVNDTLYDQLEQAMSEAHNATRNAYQETFRRGKAEKEAIEAIRKAKASESLYTEELNLRKMAEEELKKEKEELENITSQRDKVQEELQLALDLKSSLESQLASSEVMVQELEQKIISAVELLQSYKNEREELQMQRDNALREAEELRKKQGDDSSSHVPQLFSEFSFSEIEEATRNFDPSLKIGEGGYGNIYQGILRHTEVAIKILHANSMQGPLEFQQEVDVLSKLRHPNLITLIGACPESWSLVYEYLPNGSLEDRLVCKDNTPPLSWQTRIRVAAELCSALIFLHSSKPHSIVHGDLKPSNIILDANLVSKLSDFGICRILSNYENSSNNSTQFWKTDPKGTFVYMDPEFLASGELTPKSDVYSFGIILLRLLTGRPALGITKEVKYAIDTGKLTSLLDPLAGDWPFVQAEQLARLALRCCEMNRKSRPDLHSDVWRILDSMRASSGGTNSFGLSSEGPHQPPSYFICPIFQEVMRDPHVAADGFTYEAEAIRGWLDSGHDTSPMTNSTLAHQSLVPNRALRSAIQDWLQSH; translated from the exons tggGCGCTAAATTTCCCGCAAGTTCGTTCAAAGACCAAGAAGTCCGAGCTTACCGTGACATCGAAAGGCAAAACATGCATAAGACTCTTGATGAATATCTTCGAATATGTCATCGGATGGGG GTGCGAGCGGAGAAATTGCATATTGAAACGGACAACATTGAGAAAGGAATTTTAGAACTTATCTCTCAGCAAGGTATCCGAAAGCTTATTATGGGAGCAGCTTCTGATAAGTGCTATTCTAG GAGAATGATGGATCTCAAATCGAAGAAAGCGATCTATGTATGCGAACAAGCTCCAGCTTCTTGCTATATACAGTTTATCTGCAAAGGCCACCTTATACACACAAG GGATCGCAGTTTAGATGAAAGAAACGTAGAGGTTGCATCTCCTTTGGTGCAGCAAGTGCCTAACTCTGTGAGATCTTTGAGATCTCAATCTATTACGCTTGGGCAAAATCATAGGACAGATTCAATTAATTCTGTTCAAGAGTTATTTCGAAGAGCGAAGTCTGCCAGCGATGAACAGAGACCGAGCAACGTGGATGTTCCTTCTCCAGATGACACTGCAAGGTTTTCAACTCCACGTAACATGCGAGGTACCGAAGTAAGTTCTGATGAGTCTGATAGGCTGTCAAAGACGAGTCCTTCAGGTTTGTCGACATGCTCAGATAGTGCAATTGAACCAGCATTGACCCCGAATTCGGTTGCCGAGAGCAGTGAGATTGCATTGGAGTTGAGTTTGAGTCACCTTGTTATAGAGGATCTTCATCATTTATCTCCTCCCAGTGTACTG CAGGACGGTGGAGTGAACGATACGCTCTATGACCAACTTGAACAGGCTATGTCTGAAGCTCATAATGCTACTCGAAATGCATATCAAGAAACTTTTAGGCGAGGGAAAGCTGAAAAGGAAGCCATTGAAGCTATACGCAAG GCTAAAGCTTCTGAAAGCTTATATACAGAGGAGTTGAACTTGAGGAAAATGGCAGAGGAAGaactaaaaaaggaaaaagaagaacTCGAGAATATAACAAGCCAGAGAGACAAAGTTCAGGAAGAACTGCAACTAGCCCTGGATCTGAAGTCATCACTAGAGAGTCAACTTGCATCGTCTGAAGTTATGGTACAGGAGCTGGAGCAGAAGATTATATCTGCTGTGGAATTGTTACAAAGCTACAAGAATGAACGAGAGGAATTGCAGATGCAGCGCGATAATGCATTGAGAGAGGCTGAAGAGCTGAGGAAAAAACAAGGAGACGACTCGAGCTCCCATGTACCTCAATTGTTCTCAGAATTctctttttcagaaattgaaGAAGCAACACGTAACTTTGATCCATCTCTAAAGATCGGAGAAGGCGGATATGGAAATATATATCAAGGTATCCTCCGTCACACCGAAGTGGCTATAAAAATTTTGCACGCCAATAGCATGCAAGGACCCTTGGAGTTTCAACAAGAG GTGGATGTATTGAGTAAGCTAAGGCATCCAAATCTGATCACTCTTATAGGAGCCTGTCCAGAATCCTGGAGTCTTGTCTACGAGTATTTACCAAACGGGAGCCTTGAAGACCGTCTTGTCTGCAAGGACAACACTCCTCCATTATCATGGCAAACGCGGATCCGCGTCGCTGCAGAACTCTGCTCCGCTCTCATCTTTCTTCATTCAAGTAAACCTCACAGCATAGTGCATGGTGACTTGAAACCTTCCAATATCATCTTGGATGCAAACCTTGTCAGTAAGCTTAGTGACTTTGGAATCTGTCGCATATTATCGAATTACGAGAATTCTAGTAACAATAGTACGCAGTTTTGGAAAACCGATCCAAAGGGGACTTTTGTCTACATGGATCCTGAATTCCTTGCTTCTGGAGAACTCACTCCAAAGTCAGATGTTTATTCATTTGGAATTATATTATTGAGATTGTTGACTGGGAGACCGGCTTTGGGAATAACTAAGGAAGTGAAATATGCTATAGATACCGGAAAGTTGACATCTTTATTAGACCCTTTGGCCGGAGACTGGCCATTTGTGCAGGCCGAGCAGTTAGCACGCTTGGCTTTGAGGTGTTGTGAGATGAATAGGAAGAGCCGGCCGGATCTTCATTCGGATGTGTGGAGGATACTGGATTCAATGAGGGCTTCTTCTGGAGGTACAAACTCCTTTGGTCTAAGTTCTGAAGGGCCTCACCAACCTCCTTCATATTTCATTTGTCCAATCTTCCAG GAAGTCATGCGAGATCCACATGTAGCTGCAGATGGTTTTACTTACGAAGCGGAGGCTATCCGAGGATGGCTTGACAGCGGCCACGACACTTCACCAATGACAAATAGTACACTTGCACATCAGAGTCTCGTCCCCAACCGCGCTCTTCGCTCCGCGATCCAGGATTGGCTTCAAAGTCACTAA
- the LOC101507257 gene encoding U-box domain-containing protein 33 isoform X2, whose amino-acid sequence MAVVNHVGGEIEEEPDQGVVDEAIYVAVSKDVKESKSNLIWAIQNSGGKKICILYVHVPATMIPLMGAKFPASSFKDQEVRAYRDIERQNMHKTLDEYLRICHRMGVRAEKLHIETDNIEKGILELISQQGIRKLIMGAASDKCYSRRMMDLKSKKAIYVCEQAPASCYIQFICKGHLIHTRDRSLDERNVEVASPLVQQVPNSVRSLRSQSITLGQNHRTDSINSVQELFRRAKSASDEQRPSNVDVPSPDDTARFSTPRNMRGTEVSSDESDRLSKTSPSGLSTCSDSAIEPALTPNSVAESSEIALELSLSHLVIEDLHHLSPPSVLDGGVNDTLYDQLEQAMSEAHNATRNAYQETFRRGKAEKEAIEAIRKAKASESLYTEELNLRKMAEEELKKEKEELENITSQRDKVQEELQLALDLKSSLESQLASSEVMVQELEQKIISAVELLQSYKNEREELQMQRDNALREAEELRKKQGDDSSSHVPQLFSEFSFSEIEEATRNFDPSLKIGEGGYGNIYQGILRHTEVAIKILHANSMQGPLEFQQEVDVLSKLRHPNLITLIGACPESWSLVYEYLPNGSLEDRLVCKDNTPPLSWQTRIRVAAELCSALIFLHSSKPHSIVHGDLKPSNIILDANLVSKLSDFGICRILSNYENSSNNSTQFWKTDPKGTFVYMDPEFLASGELTPKSDVYSFGIILLRLLTGRPALGITKEVKYAIDTGKLTSLLDPLAGDWPFVQAEQLARLALRCCEMNRKSRPDLHSDVWRILDSMRASSGGTNSFGLSSEGPHQPPSYFICPIFQEVMRDPHVAADGFTYEAEAIRGWLDSGHDTSPMTNSTLAHQSLVPNRALRSAIQDWLQSH is encoded by the exons tggGCGCTAAATTTCCCGCAAGTTCGTTCAAAGACCAAGAAGTCCGAGCTTACCGTGACATCGAAAGGCAAAACATGCATAAGACTCTTGATGAATATCTTCGAATATGTCATCGGATGGGG GTGCGAGCGGAGAAATTGCATATTGAAACGGACAACATTGAGAAAGGAATTTTAGAACTTATCTCTCAGCAAGGTATCCGAAAGCTTATTATGGGAGCAGCTTCTGATAAGTGCTATTCTAG GAGAATGATGGATCTCAAATCGAAGAAAGCGATCTATGTATGCGAACAAGCTCCAGCTTCTTGCTATATACAGTTTATCTGCAAAGGCCACCTTATACACACAAG GGATCGCAGTTTAGATGAAAGAAACGTAGAGGTTGCATCTCCTTTGGTGCAGCAAGTGCCTAACTCTGTGAGATCTTTGAGATCTCAATCTATTACGCTTGGGCAAAATCATAGGACAGATTCAATTAATTCTGTTCAAGAGTTATTTCGAAGAGCGAAGTCTGCCAGCGATGAACAGAGACCGAGCAACGTGGATGTTCCTTCTCCAGATGACACTGCAAGGTTTTCAACTCCACGTAACATGCGAGGTACCGAAGTAAGTTCTGATGAGTCTGATAGGCTGTCAAAGACGAGTCCTTCAGGTTTGTCGACATGCTCAGATAGTGCAATTGAACCAGCATTGACCCCGAATTCGGTTGCCGAGAGCAGTGAGATTGCATTGGAGTTGAGTTTGAGTCACCTTGTTATAGAGGATCTTCATCATTTATCTCCTCCCAGTGTACTG GACGGTGGAGTGAACGATACGCTCTATGACCAACTTGAACAGGCTATGTCTGAAGCTCATAATGCTACTCGAAATGCATATCAAGAAACTTTTAGGCGAGGGAAAGCTGAAAAGGAAGCCATTGAAGCTATACGCAAG GCTAAAGCTTCTGAAAGCTTATATACAGAGGAGTTGAACTTGAGGAAAATGGCAGAGGAAGaactaaaaaaggaaaaagaagaacTCGAGAATATAACAAGCCAGAGAGACAAAGTTCAGGAAGAACTGCAACTAGCCCTGGATCTGAAGTCATCACTAGAGAGTCAACTTGCATCGTCTGAAGTTATGGTACAGGAGCTGGAGCAGAAGATTATATCTGCTGTGGAATTGTTACAAAGCTACAAGAATGAACGAGAGGAATTGCAGATGCAGCGCGATAATGCATTGAGAGAGGCTGAAGAGCTGAGGAAAAAACAAGGAGACGACTCGAGCTCCCATGTACCTCAATTGTTCTCAGAATTctctttttcagaaattgaaGAAGCAACACGTAACTTTGATCCATCTCTAAAGATCGGAGAAGGCGGATATGGAAATATATATCAAGGTATCCTCCGTCACACCGAAGTGGCTATAAAAATTTTGCACGCCAATAGCATGCAAGGACCCTTGGAGTTTCAACAAGAG GTGGATGTATTGAGTAAGCTAAGGCATCCAAATCTGATCACTCTTATAGGAGCCTGTCCAGAATCCTGGAGTCTTGTCTACGAGTATTTACCAAACGGGAGCCTTGAAGACCGTCTTGTCTGCAAGGACAACACTCCTCCATTATCATGGCAAACGCGGATCCGCGTCGCTGCAGAACTCTGCTCCGCTCTCATCTTTCTTCATTCAAGTAAACCTCACAGCATAGTGCATGGTGACTTGAAACCTTCCAATATCATCTTGGATGCAAACCTTGTCAGTAAGCTTAGTGACTTTGGAATCTGTCGCATATTATCGAATTACGAGAATTCTAGTAACAATAGTACGCAGTTTTGGAAAACCGATCCAAAGGGGACTTTTGTCTACATGGATCCTGAATTCCTTGCTTCTGGAGAACTCACTCCAAAGTCAGATGTTTATTCATTTGGAATTATATTATTGAGATTGTTGACTGGGAGACCGGCTTTGGGAATAACTAAGGAAGTGAAATATGCTATAGATACCGGAAAGTTGACATCTTTATTAGACCCTTTGGCCGGAGACTGGCCATTTGTGCAGGCCGAGCAGTTAGCACGCTTGGCTTTGAGGTGTTGTGAGATGAATAGGAAGAGCCGGCCGGATCTTCATTCGGATGTGTGGAGGATACTGGATTCAATGAGGGCTTCTTCTGGAGGTACAAACTCCTTTGGTCTAAGTTCTGAAGGGCCTCACCAACCTCCTTCATATTTCATTTGTCCAATCTTCCAG GAAGTCATGCGAGATCCACATGTAGCTGCAGATGGTTTTACTTACGAAGCGGAGGCTATCCGAGGATGGCTTGACAGCGGCCACGACACTTCACCAATGACAAATAGTACACTTGCACATCAGAGTCTCGTCCCCAACCGCGCTCTTCGCTCCGCGATCCAGGATTGGCTTCAAAGTCACTAA